In a genomic window of Drosophila takahashii strain IR98-3 E-12201 chromosome 3L, DtakHiC1v2, whole genome shotgun sequence:
- the LOC108056662 gene encoding scoloptoxin SSD976 isoform X1 — MQRLQLTFFLSPLLFLRTISAIDFCGIQSCQGKQHIGCDNNMMFDDSCLRFHGLVNMLYFREYLLGLHNGYRQEVASNMFVDLPSAQKMPELAWDNYLAVVAEYHLKRCQLELPENSCLATDDFDDPHFNYAEDFYPRPPFRQSNVREMTILAEQWLDELYDMEDIATESGESEIRNIINDRSSYMGCAAGQDYDLWNVHFMLVCYYSAGPSHEGSLYEEGPFNASLCPFGRSDRYPDLCKTLTLND, encoded by the exons ATGCAACGTTTGCAGTTGACTTTTTTTCTGAGCCCCCTTTTGTTTCTCAGAACCATTTCGGCCATAGACTTTTGTGGTATTCAGTCCTGCCAGGGCAAGCAGCATATTGGATGTGATAACAACATG aTGTTCGATGACAGCTGCCTGCGGTTTCATGGCCTGGTGAATATGTTGTACTTCCGCGAGTATTTGCTCGGTCTCCACAACGGATATCGGCAGGAGGTGGCCAGCAACATGTTTGTGGACCTGCCTTCAGCCCAGAAGATGCCCGAGTTGGCGTGGGACAACTACTTGGCTGTAGTAGCCGAATATCATCTGAAACGCTGCCAATTGGAGTTACCCGAAAACTCCTGCCTGGCCACCGATGATTTCGATGATCCGCACTTTAATTACGCCGAGGATTTCTATCCGAGACCTCCGTTTCGACAGTCGAATGTCCGCGAAATGACGATCCTGGCGGAACAATGGCTGGACGAGCTCTACGACATGGAGGACATTGCCACGGAGAGCGGGGAAAGTGAGATCAGGAATATCATCAACGATCGCAGCTCCTACATGGGCTGTGCTGCTGGCCAGGACTACGATCTGTGGAACGTGCACTTCATGCTCGTTTGCTACTACAGCGCAGGACCCTCGCACGAGGGCAGCCTCTACGAGGAGGGTCCATTCAATGCCAGCCTCTGTCCCTTCGGAAGGAGTGATCGATACCCCGACCTCTGCAAAACACTGACCCTGAATGACTAA
- the LOC108056662 gene encoding scoloptoxin SSD976 isoform X2 yields the protein MMFDDSCLRFHGLVNMLYFREYLLGLHNGYRQEVASNMFVDLPSAQKMPELAWDNYLAVVAEYHLKRCQLELPENSCLATDDFDDPHFNYAEDFYPRPPFRQSNVREMTILAEQWLDELYDMEDIATESGESEIRNIINDRSSYMGCAAGQDYDLWNVHFMLVCYYSAGPSHEGSLYEEGPFNASLCPFGRSDRYPDLCKTLTLND from the exons ATG aTGTTCGATGACAGCTGCCTGCGGTTTCATGGCCTGGTGAATATGTTGTACTTCCGCGAGTATTTGCTCGGTCTCCACAACGGATATCGGCAGGAGGTGGCCAGCAACATGTTTGTGGACCTGCCTTCAGCCCAGAAGATGCCCGAGTTGGCGTGGGACAACTACTTGGCTGTAGTAGCCGAATATCATCTGAAACGCTGCCAATTGGAGTTACCCGAAAACTCCTGCCTGGCCACCGATGATTTCGATGATCCGCACTTTAATTACGCCGAGGATTTCTATCCGAGACCTCCGTTTCGACAGTCGAATGTCCGCGAAATGACGATCCTGGCGGAACAATGGCTGGACGAGCTCTACGACATGGAGGACATTGCCACGGAGAGCGGGGAAAGTGAGATCAGGAATATCATCAACGATCGCAGCTCCTACATGGGCTGTGCTGCTGGCCAGGACTACGATCTGTGGAACGTGCACTTCATGCTCGTTTGCTACTACAGCGCAGGACCCTCGCACGAGGGCAGCCTCTACGAGGAGGGTCCATTCAATGCCAGCCTCTGTCCCTTCGGAAGGAGTGATCGATACCCCGACCTCTGCAAAACACTGACCCTGAATGACTAA